The Brachyhypopomus gauderio isolate BG-103 chromosome 1, BGAUD_0.2, whole genome shotgun sequence genome includes a window with the following:
- the rbpja gene encoding recombination signal binding protein for immunoglobulin kappa J region a isoform X1 has translation MAPVVTGKFGELPQPKRLTREAMRNYLKERGDQTVLILHAKVAQKSYGNEKRFFCPPPCVYLMGCGWKKKREQMEREGCSEQEAQPCAFIGIGNSDQEMQQLNLEGKNFCTAKTLYISDSDKRKHFMLSVKMFYGNSAEIGVFLSKRIKVISKPSKKKQSLKNADLCIASGTKVALFNRLRSQTVSTRYLHVEGGNFHASSQQWGAFYIHLLDDDESEGEEFTVRDGYIHYGQTVKLVCSVTGMALPRLVIRKVDKQTALLDADDPVSQLHKCAFFLKDTERMYLCLSQERIIQFQATPCPKESNKEMINDGASWTIISTDKAEYTFYEGMGPVSLPVTPVPVVESLQLNGGGDVAMLELTGQNFTPNLRVWFGDVEADTMYRCGESVLCVVPDISAFREGWRWVRQPVQVPVTLVRSDGIIYSTALTFTYTPEPGPRPHCSAAGAILRGPASSISPPPSSSASTSLLLQARVDGQTGYPAAPGVSSSSSSSSAMSVS, from the exons ATGGCGCCTGTTGTGACAGG GAAATTTGGGGAGCTTCCTCAGCCAAAGCGTCTTACGAG AGAAGCGATGCGAAACTActtgaaagagagaggagatcaAACAGTGCTGATCTTGCACGCAAAAGTGGCACAGAAGTCATACGGCAACGAGAAGAG gttcttCTGCCCGCCCCCGTGCGTGTACCTGATGGGGTGTGGCTGGAAGAAGAAGAGGGagcagatggagagggagggctGCTCCGAGCAGGAGGCCCAACCCTGTGCCTTCATCGGCATCGGCAACAGCGACCAGGAGATGCAGCAGCTTAATCTCGAGggaaag AACTTCTGCACGGCCAAAACGTTGTACATATCCGACTCGGACAAGAGGAAGCACTTCATGCTGTCGGTGAAAATGTTCTACGGTAACAGCGCTGAGATCGGAGTCTTCCTCAGCAAGCGCATAAAGGTCATCTCCAAGCCCTCCAAGAAGAAGCAGTCGCTGAAGAACGCTGACC TGTGTATAGCATCAGGAACAAAGGTGGCCTTGTTTAATCGGTTACGCTCACAGACAGTCAGTACGCGCTACCTCCATGTAGAGGGAGGAAACTTCCACGCCAGCTCCCAGCAGTGGGGGGCATTCTACATTCACCTGT tGGACGATGACGAgtctgagggggaggagttcaCCGTGAGAGATGGATACATTCACTACGGCCAGACTGTCAAGCTGGTGTGTTCAGTAACAGGCATGGCACTTCCGCGCTTG gtcatcCGTAAGGTGGATAAGCAGACGGCTCTGTTAGATGCGGATGACCCCGTGTCCCAGCTGCACAAGTGTGCGTTCTTCCTGAAGGACACAGAACGCATGTACCTGTGTCTGTCCCAGGAACGAATCATTCAGTTCCAG GCCACGCCCTGTCCCAAAGAATCAAACAAAGAGATGATCAACGATGGGGCGTCCTGGACCATCATCAGCACAGACAAAGCAGAGTACACCTTCTACGAGGGGATGGGCCCCGTCTCCCTGCCCGTCACCCCTGTGCCTGTCGTCGAGAGCCTGCag CTGAATGGTGGTGGAGACGTGGCCATGCTGGAGCTGACGGGGCAAAACTTCACCCCCAACCTCCGAGTCTGGTTTGGTGACGTGGAGGCGGACACTATGTACAG GTGTGGAGAGAGCGTTCTCTGTGTGGTTCCGGATATTTCCGCGTTCCGTGAGGGTTGGCGTTGGGTGCGGCAGCCGGTCCAGGTTCCAGTGACGCTGGTACGGAGCGACGGCATCATCTACTCCACTGCGCTTACCTTCACTTACACGCCGGAGCCGGGGCCCCGCCCCCACTGCAGTGCGGCCGGGGCCATCCTGCGTGGCCCCGCCTCCTCCATCTCGCCACCGCCTTCGTCGTCTGCGTCAACAAGCCTGCTCCTCCAGGCAAGGGTCGACGGCCAGACCGGATACCCAGCAGCACCTGGGGTTtcttcatcatcctcttcctcgtcaGCCATGTCCGTGTCCTAA
- the rbpja gene encoding recombination signal binding protein for immunoglobulin kappa J region a isoform X2 encodes MRNYLKERGDQTVLILHAKVAQKSYGNEKRFFCPPPCVYLMGCGWKKKREQMEREGCSEQEAQPCAFIGIGNSDQEMQQLNLEGKNFCTAKTLYISDSDKRKHFMLSVKMFYGNSAEIGVFLSKRIKVISKPSKKKQSLKNADLCIASGTKVALFNRLRSQTVSTRYLHVEGGNFHASSQQWGAFYIHLLDDDESEGEEFTVRDGYIHYGQTVKLVCSVTGMALPRLVIRKVDKQTALLDADDPVSQLHKCAFFLKDTERMYLCLSQERIIQFQATPCPKESNKEMINDGASWTIISTDKAEYTFYEGMGPVSLPVTPVPVVESLQLNGGGDVAMLELTGQNFTPNLRVWFGDVEADTMYRCGESVLCVVPDISAFREGWRWVRQPVQVPVTLVRSDGIIYSTALTFTYTPEPGPRPHCSAAGAILRGPASSISPPPSSSASTSLLLQARVDGQTGYPAAPGVSSSSSSSSAMSVS; translated from the exons ATGCGAAACTActtgaaagagagaggagatcaAACAGTGCTGATCTTGCACGCAAAAGTGGCACAGAAGTCATACGGCAACGAGAAGAG gttcttCTGCCCGCCCCCGTGCGTGTACCTGATGGGGTGTGGCTGGAAGAAGAAGAGGGagcagatggagagggagggctGCTCCGAGCAGGAGGCCCAACCCTGTGCCTTCATCGGCATCGGCAACAGCGACCAGGAGATGCAGCAGCTTAATCTCGAGggaaag AACTTCTGCACGGCCAAAACGTTGTACATATCCGACTCGGACAAGAGGAAGCACTTCATGCTGTCGGTGAAAATGTTCTACGGTAACAGCGCTGAGATCGGAGTCTTCCTCAGCAAGCGCATAAAGGTCATCTCCAAGCCCTCCAAGAAGAAGCAGTCGCTGAAGAACGCTGACC TGTGTATAGCATCAGGAACAAAGGTGGCCTTGTTTAATCGGTTACGCTCACAGACAGTCAGTACGCGCTACCTCCATGTAGAGGGAGGAAACTTCCACGCCAGCTCCCAGCAGTGGGGGGCATTCTACATTCACCTGT tGGACGATGACGAgtctgagggggaggagttcaCCGTGAGAGATGGATACATTCACTACGGCCAGACTGTCAAGCTGGTGTGTTCAGTAACAGGCATGGCACTTCCGCGCTTG gtcatcCGTAAGGTGGATAAGCAGACGGCTCTGTTAGATGCGGATGACCCCGTGTCCCAGCTGCACAAGTGTGCGTTCTTCCTGAAGGACACAGAACGCATGTACCTGTGTCTGTCCCAGGAACGAATCATTCAGTTCCAG GCCACGCCCTGTCCCAAAGAATCAAACAAAGAGATGATCAACGATGGGGCGTCCTGGACCATCATCAGCACAGACAAAGCAGAGTACACCTTCTACGAGGGGATGGGCCCCGTCTCCCTGCCCGTCACCCCTGTGCCTGTCGTCGAGAGCCTGCag CTGAATGGTGGTGGAGACGTGGCCATGCTGGAGCTGACGGGGCAAAACTTCACCCCCAACCTCCGAGTCTGGTTTGGTGACGTGGAGGCGGACACTATGTACAG GTGTGGAGAGAGCGTTCTCTGTGTGGTTCCGGATATTTCCGCGTTCCGTGAGGGTTGGCGTTGGGTGCGGCAGCCGGTCCAGGTTCCAGTGACGCTGGTACGGAGCGACGGCATCATCTACTCCACTGCGCTTACCTTCACTTACACGCCGGAGCCGGGGCCCCGCCCCCACTGCAGTGCGGCCGGGGCCATCCTGCGTGGCCCCGCCTCCTCCATCTCGCCACCGCCTTCGTCGTCTGCGTCAACAAGCCTGCTCCTCCAGGCAAGGGTCGACGGCCAGACCGGATACCCAGCAGCACCTGGGGTTtcttcatcatcctcttcctcgtcaGCCATGTCCGTGTCCTAA